In Magnolia sinica isolate HGM2019 chromosome 12, MsV1, whole genome shotgun sequence, a single genomic region encodes these proteins:
- the LOC131221295 gene encoding uncharacterized protein LOC131221295 isoform X2 → MTCEQYCQHVKQCQTDENSSMQNRSACSSSKFSLHGQKVQSSQSASKLNDKKNRPASNASTSRNFEASSSQWIFPKLTISPLRKIHLLDSDCDDPSSINDQPKDVKRVGASAKGRQYDPAQYVIGNQQKKAKISSNMPQTDDFWKDFTPKKNIKLATPALDEFCEEYFRSMKYVNVGPGTKEDIGMSSTTSLASNYNLDEAKLCFQKNNFREDVDHCGSLPNLLPPAYRYFHHNDPRIQRLVRDRLCYFFPIGATSQGRNQHSETAAIDYMGQFGQRDTPTQYPSQVNGTVNRGLKESSKKNNNLNNSNFEEAPQPSGNWVNPKSWGAIPRHAGKKRVRADGCSAGAGHWYTGQDGRKVYFTKNGQELTGRTAYRHYRKENGGGFKRARKKAASKKNSNKAASKKSSNKAASKMRSNKTGIKKRSKR, encoded by the exons ATGAAAACTCATCTATGCAAAACCGTTCTGCATGTAGCAGTTCAAAGTTTTCACTGCATGGTCAGAAGGTCCAGTCTAGTCAATCTGCAAGTAAGTTGAATGACAAGAAAAACAGACCAGCTTCTAATGCTTCAACCAGCAGAAACTTCGAGGCAAGTAGCAGCCAGTGGATATTTCCAAAATTAACTATCAGCCCtctcagaaaaatccatttaCTGGATTCTGATTGTGATGATCCTTCGTCCATCAATGACCAACCTAAAGATGTTAAAAGGGTTGGTGCATCTGCAAAAGGCAGGCAGTATGACCCTGCCCAATATGTAATTGGAAATCAACAGAAGAAAGCAAAGATCTCCTCGAACATGCCGCAAACTGATGACTTTTGGAAAGATTTCACTCCgaagaaaaacataaaattgGCCACACCTGCTCTGGATGAGTTCTGCGAAGAGTATTTCAGGTCTATGAAATATGTGAATGTTGGTCCGGGTACAAAGGAAGATATTGGTATGAGTAGTACTACGTCACTTGCTTCGAACTATAACTTGGATGAAGCCAAACTTTGTTTTCAGAAAAACAACTTCCGTGAAGATGTGGACCACTGCGGGAGCCTTCCAAATCTGCTTCCACCTGCTTACAGATATTTTCACCACAATGATCCAAGGATTCAGAGATTAGTCCGGGATCGTTTGTGTTACTTTTTTCCAATTGGTGCTACAAGCCAGGGAAGAAACCAGCATTCTGAAACAGCAGCTATTGATTACAT GGGTCAATTTGGCCAGAGAGATACTCCAACCCAATATCCTAGTCAAGTTAATGGAACTGTGAACAGGGGCCTTAAAGAAAGCTCAAAAAAGAATAACAATTTGAATAATTCAAATTTTGAAGAGGCCCCACAACCTTCTGGGAATTGGGTGAACCCCAAAAGCTGGGGTGCCATCCCGAGGCATGCTGGCAAAAAGCGAGTTCGTGCAGATGGCTGTTCTGCTGGTGCTGGTCACTGGTATACAGGCCAGGATGGAAGAAAG GTTTATTTCACTAAAAATGGACAAGAGTTGACAGGGCGAACAGCCTATAGGCATTACAGAAAG GAGAATGGTGGTGGATTCAAGAGGGCGAGAAAGAAAGCTGCATCCAAGAAGAACTCAAACAAAGCTGCATCCAAGAAGAGCTCAAATAAAGCTGCTTCCAAGATGCGATCAAATAAAACTGGTATCAAGAAGAGATCAAaacgatga